A genomic window from Peromyscus maniculatus bairdii isolate BWxNUB_F1_BW_parent chromosome 1, HU_Pman_BW_mat_3.1, whole genome shotgun sequence includes:
- the Dprx gene encoding divergent paired-related homeobox, whose product MRSQPSGRVCQRLLGWRHLLGVDILLVFLLQPEQGRARLVTRLPGADQHRGSSLDPLSVAIWIRCRLCTVPAAPWLRCTLAADARSWRCRQADETQSDLHRRRTIFTRKQLETLKRFYDENPYPNPKLRKELALQMKMNPTVLQVWFKNQRAKHKRVLLNKCNTQQKQVHQQLPQVQEQHQQLVPFQAQLHQQSPQLQYQLSPQLQYQPSPQLQYQPSPLVLFQLPQVQQQLSPLVPLQSPQVQYQPSPQVQCQQSPQVQHQKLHQFQHQLSPLVPLQSPQDQRQPSPLVPLQLSQVQHEQSPQVQCQQSPQVQCQQSPQVQHQQSPQVQHQPSPQVQCQQSTQVQHEQSPQLQHQPSPQVQRQPSPQVQCQPSPQVQRQPSPQVQRQPSPQVQSQPSPQVQRQPSPQVQRQPSPQVQSQPSPQVQHEQSPQVQRQPSPQVQSQPSPQVQHEQSPQVQRQPSPQVQSQSSPQVQHEQSPQVQSQPSPQVQHQPSPQVQHQQSTQAEHKQSPQVQHQQSLHGGVNTNTSQNKENIPPGSPTSILPVSQIYTNTNHKMPSFLLSLYPDLKDAKCPPEGHKMVHFGCCQDPAVYWLQPILGCPNHLSGFPFNHCSSLIKKKKKKLKTIMTNS is encoded by the exons ATGCGTTCCCAGCCTTCAGGGCGCGTGTGCCAGAGGCTGCTGGGCTGGCGCCACCTTCTCGGGGTTGACATTCTCCTAGTCTTCCTGCTGCAGCCAGAGCAGGGCCGAGCCCGCCTCGTGACCCGACTGCCTGGAGCTGACCAGCATCGCGGCTCCAGTCTGGATCCGTTGTCGGTGGCAATCTGGATCCGTTGTCGGTTGTGCACTGTGCCTGCAGCTCCCTGGCTGCGCTGCACCCTGGCGGCCGATGCACGGAGCTGGCGCTGCAGGCAGGCGg ATGAGACCCAGAGCGATCTACATAGGAGACGAACTATATTCACGCGGAAACAACTGGAAACACTGAAGAGGTTCTACGATGAGAACCCATATCCAAACCCCAAGCTCAGGAAAGAGCTAGCCTTACAAATGAAGATGAATCCCACAGTCCTGCAG GTTTGGTTCAAGAACCAACGAGCAAAACACAAGAGAGTTTTGCTCAACAAATGTAACACTCAGCAGAAACAAGTACACCAGCAGTTACCTCAAGTCCAAGAGCAACACCAGCAATTAGTTCCCTTCCAAGCTCAACTCCATCAGCAGTCACCTCAACTCCAATACCAGCTGTCACCTCAACTCCAATACCAGCCGTCACCTCAACTCCAATACCAGCCATCACCTCTAGTCCTATTTCAGTTACCTCAAGTCCAACAGCAGCTGTCACCTCTAGTCCCGCTTCAGTCACCTCAAGTCCAATACCAGCCATCACCTCAAGTCCAATGTCAGCAGTCACCTCAAGTTCAACACCAGAAATTACATCAATTCCAACACCAGCTGTCACCTCTAGTCCCACTTCAGTCACCTCAAGACCAACGCCAGCCATCACCTCTAGTCCCACTTCAGTTATCTCAAGTCCAACATGAGCAGTCGCCTCAAGTCCAATGTCAGCAGTCACCTCAAGTCCAATGTCAGCAGTCACCTCAAGTCCAACACCAGCAGTCGCCTCAAGTCCAACACCAGCCATCACCTCAAGTCCAATGCCAGCAGTCAACTCAAGTCCAACACGAGCAGTCGCCTCAACTTCAACACCAACCATCACCTCAAGTCCAACGCCAGCCGTCACCTCAAGTCCAATGCCAGCCATCACCTCAAGTCCAACGCCAGCCATCACCTCAAGTCCAACGCCAGCCGTCACCTCAAGTCCAAAGCCAGCCATCACCTCAAGTCCAACGCCAGCCATCACCTCAAGTCCAACGCCAGCCGTCACCTCAAGTCCAAAGCCAGCCATCACCTCAAGTCCAACATGAACAGTCACCTCAAGTCCAACGCCAGCCGTCACCTCAAGTCCAAAGCCAGCCATCACCTCAAGTCCAACATGAACAGTCACCTCAAGTCCAACGCCAGCCGTCACCTCAAGTCCAAAGCCAGTCATCACCTCAAGTCCAACATGAGCAGTCACCTCAAGTCCAAAGCCAGCCATCACCCCAAGTTCAACACCAGCCATCACCTCAAGTCCAACACCAACAGTCAACTCAAGCTGAACACAAGCAGTCACCTCAAGTCCAACACCAGCAGTCACTTCATGGTGGGGTCAATACCAATACATCCCAGAATAAGGAGAATATACCACCAGGGTCTCCTACCAGCATCTTGCCTGTGTCTCAAATTTATACCAACACCAACCACAAGATGCCCTCATTCCTGCTCAGTCTGTACCCTGACCTTAAGGACGCCAAATGTCCCCCTGAGGGCCATAAAATGGTCCATTTTGGTTGTTGCCAGGACCCTGCCGTATACTGGCTCCAACCCATCTTGGGGTGTCCCAATCACCTCTCAGGATTCCCATTCAATCACTGTTCCTCCTtaatcaaaaaaaagaaaaagaagctaaaaACAATAATGACTaatagttga